A window of Scyliorhinus canicula unplaced genomic scaffold, sScyCan1.1, whole genome shotgun sequence contains these coding sequences:
- the LOC119961338 gene encoding leucine-rich repeat and immunoglobulin-like domain-containing nogo receptor-interacting protein 1, giving the protein MALGLGHNLLRYLQPGALRGLAALRSLELAGNPLLLSDHTFRGLAPCAPSAWAPPSWGPARRPGQASTNSPSAAPRWPGHPGLSSPLLNLTALRLLAFPKVTALPGRPFQGLSRLRLLEIDSWASLAQLGPDCLLGLNLVWLSVTRCNLSDVPYASLRTQAYLRFLNLSHNPIAAIGGALLQHVTRLEELRLVGCSLRVIHDAAFRGLIYFRLLDVTANQLASLPATAFRSLASLQSLGLGLNPLACDCRLLWIVRRRHRHRLRFLGSQPPACAPRAAGSLPASTFSCRRPRIRDMRPQRLQAREGQTVTLRCSADGQPLPLILWLNPRRQRLGHPRLGWASPGAWA; this is encoded by the coding sequence ATGGCGCTGGGCCTAGGCCACAACCTCCTGCGCTACCTGCAGCCCGGAGCCCTCCGCGGCCTGGCCGCCCTCCGCAGCCTGGAGCTGGCCGGCAACCCGCTGCTGCTCAGCGATCACACCTTCCGCGGCCTGGCGCCCTGCGCACCCTCAGCCTGGGCTCCCCCGAGCTGGGGGCCGGCCCGCAGGCCTGGGCAGGCCTCAACCAACTCACCGTCCGCGGCGCCGCGCTGGCCTGGCCACCCGGGCCTGTCCTCTCCCCTCCTCAACCTGACCGCCCTCCGCCTGCTGGCCTTTCCCAAGGTCACCGCCCTGCCCGGCCGCCCCTTCCAGGGCCTCTCCCGTCTCCGCCTGCTGGAAATCGACTCCTGGGCCTCACTGGCCCAACTAGGCCCAGATTGCCTCCTGGGCCTCAATTTGGTCTGGCTCTCAGTCACCCGCTGCAACCTCAGCGACGTTCCCTATGCCAGCCTGAGGACTCAGGCCTACCTGCGCTTCCTGAACCTCTCCCACAATCCCATCGCTGCCATCGGCGGAGCGCTGCTGCAGCACGTGACCCGCCTGGAGGAGCTGCGATTGGTgggctgcagcctgcgcgtcatCCATGACGCCGCCTTCCGGGGCCTTATCTACTTCCGGCTGCTGGACGTCACGGCCAATCAGCTGGCCAGCCTGCCGGCTACCGCCTTCCGCTCGCTGGCCTCCCTCCAGAGCCTGGGCCTCGGCCTCAACCCGCTGGCCTGCGACTGCCGCCTGCTCTGGATCGTCCGCCGGCGCCATCGCCATCGCCTCCGCTTCCTGGGCTCCCAGCCGCCCGCCTGCGCCCCCCGCGCCGCCGGCTCCCTCCCTGCCAGCACCTTCAGCTGCCGCCGGCCCCGCATCCGCGACATGAGGCCGCAGCGGCTGCAGGCCCGAGAGGGCCAGACCGTCACCCTGCGCTGCTCGGCTGACGGCCAGCCGCTGCCCCTCATCCTGTGGCTCAACCCACGGCGCCAGCGGCTGGGCCACCCGAGGCTGGGATGGGCCTCCCCGGGGGCCTGGGCCTAA